The following proteins are encoded in a genomic region of Vibrio spartinae:
- a CDS encoding VOC family protein translates to MKQNIVHIALVVKDYDEAIDFYVNKLKFELIEDTYQPEQNKRWVVVAPPNSHGVTLLLAKASKAEQHDFIGNQAGGRVFLFLSTDDFWRDFERMKSIGIHFVREPAEQDYGTVAVFEDLYGNLWDLLQFNPDHPMAKR, encoded by the coding sequence ATGAAACAGAACATTGTCCATATAGCTCTCGTTGTGAAAGACTATGATGAAGCAATAGATTTTTACGTAAACAAACTAAAATTCGAGCTGATTGAAGACACCTATCAACCTGAACAAAACAAGCGCTGGGTTGTGGTTGCACCACCAAATTCTCATGGTGTTACGCTGTTGCTTGCCAAAGCTTCGAAGGCCGAGCAGCATGATTTTATCGGTAATCAAGCTGGTGGTCGGGTATTTCTATTCCTAAGTACGGACGATTTCTGGCGTGACTTTGAGCGCATGAAATCAATTGGTATTCACTTCGTTCGAGAGCCAGCAGAACAAGACTATGGAACGGTCGCTGTATTTGAAGATCTATACGGAAACTTGTGGGATCTTCTTCAATTCAATCCAGACCATCCAATGGCGAAAAGGTAG